The following coding sequences are from one Clostridioides difficile ATCC 9689 = DSM 1296 window:
- a CDS encoding ROK family protein, which produces MYYIGVDIGGTGIQAGVVDNYGKIIFRSECKTVIEKGFEGILNDIKIMIYKLLEDNKLTMSDIKSIGFGVPGFINKEGLVTCVNLKWNKKAFNKELKRRFPDVEIHGENDATVAALGEAKFGSMKGANVGVLYTLGTGVGGGIVINQKVFSGAHGLGSEIGHQIIGENYFNCNCGNNGCVETFCSATAIIKYSQKLIEEGEKSRILDLAEGNLENVNAKMVFDAYRENDLVAIKVINRFKEYLAKTFANTINSLDPEIISIGGGISKSSDIILDGIEDLVRKFVLYKTEDIATITCATLGSDAGIIGAAFL; this is translated from the coding sequence ATGTATTATATAGGTGTAGACATAGGAGGAACAGGTATACAAGCAGGAGTAGTTGATAACTATGGGAAAATAATTTTTAGGTCAGAGTGTAAAACAGTAATTGAAAAAGGATTTGAAGGAATACTTAATGACATAAAAATAATGATTTATAAGTTGTTGGAAGATAATAAACTTACTATGAGTGACATAAAATCTATTGGATTTGGTGTTCCAGGTTTTATAAATAAAGAAGGATTAGTAACTTGTGTAAATTTAAAATGGAATAAAAAAGCTTTTAATAAAGAGTTAAAAAGAAGATTTCCAGATGTTGAAATTCATGGAGAAAATGATGCAACAGTAGCAGCACTTGGAGAAGCAAAGTTTGGAAGTATGAAAGGTGCTAATGTTGGAGTATTATATACTTTAGGAACTGGTGTAGGTGGAGGAATAGTAATTAATCAAAAAGTCTTTTCTGGAGCACATGGATTGGGTTCAGAAATAGGTCATCAAATTATAGGAGAAAACTATTTTAATTGTAATTGTGGAAATAATGGTTGTGTAGAAACTTTTTGTTCAGCAACTGCAATTATAAAGTATTCTCAAAAACTGATAGAAGAAGGAGAAAAGAGTAGGATTTTAGATTTGGCAGAGGGAAATTTAGAAAATGTAAATGCAAAGATGGTGTTTGATGCATATAGAGAAAATGATTTAGTGGCAATTAAAGTAATAAATAGATTTAAAGAGTATTTAGCAAAAACTTTTGCAAACACAATAAATTCTTTAGACCCAGAAATTATATCTATAGGAGGAGGCATTTCTAAATCTAGCGATATAATACTTGATGGAATAGAAGATTTGGTAAGAAAATTTGTATTATACAAAACAGAAGATATAGCTACAATTACATGTGCAACTTTAGGTTCAGACGCAGGAATTATAGGAGCAGCTTTTTTATAA
- a CDS encoding PucR family transcriptional regulator yields MEELKDFLERQLNKKINIYPYENQKLDASSHLVTFNNAIYVIDFLDKNNLDNLKGNFYLIYQSHIDFEYLKNIFYNLFEDINIIQHNGFFIVNSKYNLDINVTTQNIIETETYQSTYIFYLGKLDSKADFDFRLQLCSDLLPHIIKDNAENKFLNLFDLIRYKTLDLINEDNILNKLIDFNKIKSIDEELLYTGIKFINNDLNISKTSTSMFLHRNTLVYRLEKINEILGFDLKNFENAMIFYLSVKSYFLYKKI; encoded by the coding sequence ATGGAAGAGTTAAAAGATTTTTTAGAAAGACAGCTTAATAAAAAAATAAATATCTATCCATATGAAAACCAAAAGTTAGATGCTAGTAGCCATTTAGTTACTTTCAATAATGCTATTTATGTTATTGATTTTCTAGATAAAAATAATCTTGATAATTTAAAAGGCAACTTTTATTTAATTTACCAATCTCATATAGACTTTGAATATCTAAAAAATATTTTTTATAATTTATTTGAAGATATAAATATAATACAACACAATGGTTTTTTTATAGTAAATTCTAAATATAACTTAGATATTAATGTAACTACACAAAATATAATTGAAACTGAAACTTATCAAAGTACTTATATTTTTTATCTTGGTAAATTAGATAGTAAAGCTGATTTTGATTTTAGATTACAGTTATGTTCTGATTTACTACCTCATATTATAAAAGACAACGCTGAAAATAAGTTTTTAAATTTGTTTGACCTTATTAGATATAAAACTTTAGATTTAATTAATGAGGATAATATACTCAATAAATTAATAGATTTTAATAAGATTAAATCTATTGATGAAGAACTTCTATATACAGGAATAAAATTTATAAATAATGATTTAAATATTTCTAAGACATCTACTAGTATGTTTTTACATAGAAACACGCTAGTATATAGATTGGAAAAGATTAATGAGATACTTGGGTTTGATTTAAAGAATTTTGAAAATGCAATGATTTTTTATCTAAGTGTCAAATCTTATTTTCTCTATAAAAAAATTTAA
- a CDS encoding MFS transporter: MGKTNARRTLFLIAIGSGTMLNPLNSSMISLALHSIQNDFHISFTTVSWIVSAFYLANAIAQPVSGKIGDLIGRKVLFLSGLMLVILSASIVPLVQSFFILIFIRVIQAIGTSTLYPSGVALIQNNIKERQSSALAVLTIFASTTAGLGPTLGGLLLDLGGWHAIFLVNIPVVLVSICLGYFLFPKEVKEKKSIKETLKNVLSRLDIIGILLFSIAMIFILLFLLSMKESFNLEQLVFGIILMCLFIWHELRTKLPFIDIKLFVSNPKLSKVYLQFIILNFFNYILFFGLPSYFQDALHYSAKSTGLFMLFMSGIGIFISPLTGKWIDKSGTRFPLVTSSIFMFISAVLLSVVFIHIPVIGKGIILSLAGISYGVGNVALQSSMFEESPRDSIGTASGLFQTSRYLGSILATVLLGMVFEVNITSEQFQILGYVMVVLGTISFLLNFILKKELRKVE, encoded by the coding sequence ATGGGTAAAACAAATGCTAGAAGAACGCTTTTTTTGATAGCAATAGGTTCAGGAACTATGCTGAATCCTCTTAATTCTTCTATGATTTCACTTGCTTTACATAGTATACAAAATGATTTTCATATTAGTTTTACAACTGTATCTTGGATTGTTTCAGCATTTTACCTAGCTAATGCTATTGCACAACCAGTTTCAGGTAAGATAGGAGATTTAATAGGTAGAAAGGTCTTATTTTTGAGTGGTTTGATGCTTGTAATTTTATCAGCATCCATAGTACCACTTGTTCAATCATTCTTTATATTGATTTTTATAAGAGTAATTCAAGCAATTGGAACAAGTACCCTATATCCATCTGGAGTTGCTCTTATACAAAATAATATAAAAGAAAGACAATCTTCTGCATTAGCAGTTCTAACCATTTTTGCTTCAACTACAGCAGGATTAGGTCCGACACTTGGAGGATTATTGTTGGACTTAGGAGGATGGCATGCTATATTTCTTGTAAATATACCTGTTGTTTTGGTTTCTATATGCCTAGGGTATTTTTTATTCCCAAAAGAAGTAAAAGAAAAGAAATCTATAAAAGAAACTTTAAAAAATGTTTTGTCAAGATTAGATATTATTGGCATACTTCTATTTTCAATTGCAATGATTTTTATATTACTATTTTTGCTATCTATGAAGGAATCTTTTAACTTAGAACAACTTGTATTTGGTATAATACTGATGTGTCTTTTTATTTGGCATGAATTGAGAACAAAATTGCCATTTATAGATATTAAGCTTTTTGTAAGTAATCCTAAATTGTCAAAAGTTTACTTGCAATTTATTATATTAAATTTCTTTAATTATATTTTGTTTTTTGGTCTTCCTAGTTATTTTCAAGATGCCTTACATTATAGTGCAAAGTCGACTGGATTATTTATGCTATTTATGTCTGGTATAGGTATATTTATATCTCCATTAACTGGAAAATGGATAGATAAATCTGGAACTAGATTTCCTCTTGTTACATCATCAATCTTTATGTTTATTAGTGCAGTACTTCTTTCAGTAGTTTTTATCCATATACCTGTAATAGGAAAGGGTATTATATTATCATTAGCAGGTATTAGTTATGGAGTTGGTAATGTAGCCCTGCAATCCTCTATGTTTGAAGAAAGTCCTCGTGACAGTATAGGGACAGCTTCTGGTCTGTTTCAAACTAGTCGTTATTTAGGTTCTATTTTAGCAACTGTTTTACTTGGAATGGTATTTGAAGTAAATATAACATCAGAACAATTTCAGATATTAGGTTATGTTATGGTGGTCTTAGGTACAATAAGTTTTTTATTAAATTTTATATTAAAGAAAGAATTAAGAAAAGTAGAATAG
- the dnaK gene encoding molecular chaperone DnaK, which yields MGKIIGIDLGTTNSCVAVLEGGEAQIIANSEGMRTTPSVVAFTKDGERIVGEPAKRQAVTNADKTITSIKTHMGTDYKVNIDGKSYTPQEISAIILQKLKSDAESYLGQTVTEAVITVPAYFTDAQRQATKDAGRIAGLDVKRIINEPTAAALAYGMDKLDQEKKILVFDLGGGTFDVSILEIGDGTFEVLATAGNNRLGGDDFDQIVIDYLAEEFKKAEGVDLRNDKMALQRLKEAAEKAKKELSSTMSSNINLPFITATAEGPKHLNIDLSRAKFEELTRGLVEKTMEPTKTALQDAGLSTGDIDDVLLVGGSTRIPAVQEAVKKFIGKEPHKGINPDECVAAGASIQAGVLAGDVKDLLLLDVTPLSLGIETMGNVMTKIIERNTTIPTKKSQIFSTAADNQTAVDIHVLQGERSMAYDNTTLGRFQLTDIPPAQRGIPQIEVTFDIDANGIVNVSAKDLGTGKEQKITITSNTNLSEAEIEQKIKEAEMNAEADKQKKEKIEAFNQAESTIYQTEKTLNELGDKISSGEKEDIEKAIADLKAVKDNQDATAEELKKATDEVMTKFQKVSQEMYQKAAQEQQAAQGAEQAQDNGPKDDNVVDADFKEVDEDK from the coding sequence ATGGGAAAAATAATAGGAATAGATTTAGGAACAACAAATTCATGTGTTGCAGTGTTAGAAGGTGGAGAAGCACAAATAATAGCAAATAGTGAAGGTATGAGAACTACTCCATCAGTAGTAGCATTTACAAAAGATGGTGAAAGAATAGTTGGAGAACCTGCAAAAAGACAAGCAGTTACAAATGCAGATAAAACAATAACTTCTATAAAAACTCATATGGGAACTGATTATAAAGTAAATATAGATGGAAAATCATATACTCCACAAGAAATATCAGCAATAATATTACAAAAATTAAAATCAGATGCAGAAAGTTACTTAGGACAAACAGTAACAGAAGCAGTTATAACAGTACCAGCTTACTTTACAGATGCTCAAAGACAAGCAACTAAAGATGCTGGTAGAATAGCAGGGCTTGATGTTAAGAGAATAATAAATGAGCCAACAGCAGCAGCTCTTGCTTATGGTATGGATAAATTAGACCAAGAAAAGAAAATATTAGTATTTGACTTAGGTGGAGGAACTTTTGACGTATCTATACTTGAAATAGGAGATGGAACTTTTGAAGTTTTAGCTACAGCTGGTAACAATAGATTAGGTGGAGATGACTTTGACCAAATAGTAATAGATTATTTAGCAGAGGAATTTAAAAAAGCTGAAGGTGTAGATTTAAGAAATGATAAAATGGCTCTTCAAAGATTAAAAGAAGCAGCAGAAAAGGCTAAGAAAGAATTATCATCAACAATGAGTTCAAACATAAACTTACCTTTCATAACTGCTACAGCAGAAGGACCAAAACACTTAAATATAGATTTATCAAGAGCTAAATTTGAAGAATTAACTAGAGGTTTAGTTGAAAAAACTATGGAACCAACTAAGACAGCTTTACAAGATGCAGGACTTTCTACAGGTGATATAGATGATGTATTATTAGTAGGTGGTTCTACAAGAATACCAGCAGTACAAGAAGCTGTTAAGAAGTTTATAGGAAAAGAACCTCATAAAGGTATAAACCCAGATGAGTGTGTTGCAGCAGGTGCTTCTATACAAGCTGGAGTTTTAGCAGGGGATGTTAAAGACTTATTATTACTAGATGTTACTCCATTATCTCTTGGTATAGAAACTATGGGTAATGTAATGACTAAGATAATAGAAAGAAATACTACAATACCAACTAAGAAGTCTCAAATATTCTCAACTGCTGCTGATAACCAAACAGCTGTTGATATACATGTTCTTCAAGGTGAAAGAAGTATGGCTTATGACAATACAACTTTAGGAAGATTCCAATTAACAGATATACCACCAGCACAAAGAGGAATACCTCAAATAGAAGTTACTTTTGATATAGATGCAAATGGTATAGTTAATGTTTCAGCTAAAGATTTAGGTACAGGAAAAGAGCAAAAAATAACTATAACATCAAACACTAATTTATCAGAAGCAGAAATAGAGCAAAAGATAAAAGAAGCAGAAATGAATGCAGAAGCTGACAAACAAAAGAAAGAAAAAATAGAAGCATTCAATCAAGCTGAATCTACTATATATCAAACTGAAAAAACTTTAAATGAACTTGGAGATAAAATAAGTTCAGGTGAAAAAGAGGATATAGAAAAAGCTATAGCAGATTTAAAAGCTGTAAAAGATAATCAAGATGCTACAGCAGAAGAACTTAAGAAAGCTACAGATGAAGTAATGACTAAGTTCCAAAAAGTATCTCAAGAAATGTACCAAAAAGCAGCTCAAGAACAACAAGCGGCACAAGGTGCAGAACAAGCACAAGACAATGGACCTAAAGATGACAATGTAGTAGATGCTGACTTTAAAGAAGTAGATGAAGATAAATAA
- the cas6 gene encoding CRISPR-associated endoribonuclease Cas6, giving the protein MSRISIFMESCNGKFPNENSMLSVSFIKNILNAENKDFAKNIFNYGEERKNNKQIKDINTAIYIPNLIRSKNELLVDGDIIFNISFYNYSMFSKLYNGILKVKELEYKGYRFKIKNIKIHKEHEIKENGVIFKTMSPIIVKNKEGKYLDVEDSNYIECLNYIANLTLESVRGSGLRKPLEFIPLNFKKRVLKEKIRGFKVREFYYINAYAGTFFLKGDMEDLNALYKMGIGYRRTENAGMVDILK; this is encoded by the coding sequence ATGAGCAGAATTTCAATTTTTATGGAATCATGTAATGGCAAATTTCCAAATGAAAATTCAATGTTGTCGGTTTCCTTTATAAAAAATATTTTAAATGCAGAAAATAAAGATTTTGCTAAAAATATATTTAACTATGGGGAAGAAAGAAAAAACAATAAGCAAATAAAGGATATAAATACAGCCATTTACATACCAAATCTTATAAGAAGCAAAAATGAGTTACTTGTTGATGGAGATATAATATTCAATATAAGTTTTTATAATTATTCTATGTTCAGTAAATTATACAATGGAATTTTAAAAGTAAAGGAGCTAGAATATAAAGGTTATAGATTTAAAATAAAAAATATAAAAATACATAAAGAACACGAGATAAAAGAAAATGGTGTTATATTTAAAACTATGTCTCCTATAATAGTAAAGAATAAAGAAGGTAAATATTTAGATGTAGAAGATTCAAATTATATAGAATGTTTAAACTATATAGCTAATCTAACTCTGGAGAGTGTAAGAGGTAGTGGGCTTAGAAAGCCATTGGAATTTATACCTCTTAACTTCAAAAAAAGAGTGTTAAAAGAAAAGATTCGTGGATTTAAAGTGAGAGAATTTTACTATATAAATGCTTATGCAGGAACATTTTTTTTAAAAGGAGATATGGAAGATTTAAATGCACTGTATAAAATGGGAATTGGATATAGAAGGACGGAAAATGCAGGAATGGTTGATATATTAAAGTAG
- the dnaJ gene encoding molecular chaperone DnaJ — translation MSTKRDYYEVLGISKGAEAQEIKKAYRKLAMKYHPDRNPGDKEAEEKFKEINEAYEVLSDDTKRKTYDQFGHDGLNGQGGFGGQGGFGGQGFGGFEDMFGDIFGDMFGGSFGGGRARRRGPQRGADIRQSVTISFEEAAFGKKMSIKVNRSEECEECNGTGAKPGTSKKTCSTCNGTGQVRTVQRTPFGNIASSRPCSACNGTGEVIESPCSKCHGTGNTRKVKTIEVDIPAGIDDGQMIKLSGQGEVGEKGAPRGDLYIVVNVKSHPLFTRDGNDIYFEMPITFVQATLGDEIEVPTLDGKVKYSVPEGTQTGTVFRLKEKGIPRIRGNSRGDQYVKVVVEIPKKLNDKQKELLREFAKECGSNVHEKKKTFGQKIEDMFKKK, via the coding sequence TTGAGTACAAAAAGGGATTATTATGAAGTCTTAGGTATCAGTAAAGGTGCAGAAGCTCAAGAGATAAAAAAAGCTTATAGAAAATTAGCAATGAAGTACCATCCAGATAGAAATCCTGGAGATAAAGAGGCGGAAGAAAAATTTAAAGAGATAAATGAAGCTTATGAAGTTCTATCTGATGATACAAAGAGAAAAACTTATGACCAGTTTGGACATGATGGGCTAAATGGTCAAGGCGGTTTTGGTGGTCAAGGAGGATTTGGCGGTCAAGGCTTTGGTGGTTTTGAAGATATGTTCGGAGATATATTTGGTGACATGTTTGGAGGAAGCTTCGGAGGTGGAAGAGCAAGAAGAAGAGGACCTCAACGTGGTGCAGATATAAGACAGAGTGTTACTATATCTTTTGAAGAAGCTGCATTTGGTAAAAAGATGTCTATAAAAGTAAATAGAAGTGAAGAGTGTGAAGAATGTAATGGAACTGGAGCAAAACCAGGAACATCAAAGAAAACTTGTTCAACTTGTAATGGAACTGGTCAAGTTAGAACTGTTCAAAGAACTCCATTTGGTAATATAGCAAGTTCAAGACCATGTAGTGCTTGTAATGGAACTGGAGAAGTGATTGAATCTCCATGTAGTAAATGTCATGGAACTGGAAATACAAGAAAAGTTAAGACTATAGAAGTAGATATACCTGCTGGTATAGATGATGGTCAAATGATAAAACTTTCTGGTCAAGGTGAAGTAGGAGAAAAAGGTGCTCCAAGAGGAGACCTATATATTGTAGTTAATGTTAAGTCACATCCACTATTTACTAGAGATGGAAATGATATTTATTTTGAAATGCCAATTACATTTGTTCAAGCAACTTTAGGTGATGAGATAGAAGTACCTACTTTGGATGGAAAAGTTAAATATAGTGTGCCAGAGGGGACACAAACTGGAACTGTATTTAGACTTAAAGAGAAAGGAATCCCTAGAATTAGAGGTAATTCAAGAGGAGACCAATATGTTAAGGTTGTAGTTGAAATTCCTAAAAAATTAAACGATAAGCAAAAAGAACTATTGAGAGAATTTGCGAAGGAGTGTGGGTCGAACGTCCACGAAAAGAAGAAAACCTTCGGACAAAAGATAGAAGATATGTTTAAGAAAAAGTAG
- a CDS encoding DevR family CRISPR-associated autoregulator — protein MNEKRVKGVTLTILTESPVPLSYDQGYGNYTPIKKEQYREKIHAKTSIATITYDLRRMLHQEYGWNLSNIVFGKKGNIYPSIKKNVGCVDENGLETDVFGYLIPLKDKGSISKASPLRIIPFRSLNPYKGSTQLITNRGFLSSEFGRKYYDEKEENEVPRDENFPTSQALAIEETLSDYYVYTITLELDRIGVVEVEDGKLLLPEERKFMSKELREKAVKDILDAITVFTRNIKHSSVLLKPLAVMGGAFDKVVPFFWDDVDYNADSGEINLEGVIETIESYSLKESNTILAINDRLKISNKKELNKFNLSKYPVKEIKNLADRLEIGEDNMWYLKE, from the coding sequence ATGAATGAAAAAAGAGTAAAAGGAGTAACATTAACTATACTGACAGAAAGCCCAGTTCCACTTTCATATGACCAAGGGTATGGAAATTATACACCAATAAAAAAAGAACAATATAGAGAAAAAATACATGCAAAAACTAGTATAGCCACAATAACATATGATTTAAGAAGAATGCTCCACCAAGAATATGGTTGGAATTTAAGTAATATTGTTTTTGGAAAAAAAGGAAATATATATCCATCTATTAAGAAAAATGTAGGATGTGTAGATGAAAATGGATTAGAGACTGATGTATTTGGTTATTTGATACCACTTAAAGATAAAGGTTCTATAAGTAAAGCTTCTCCACTTAGAATAATACCTTTTAGGTCATTAAATCCATATAAAGGTTCAACACAGCTAATAACAAATAGAGGTTTTTTAAGTAGTGAATTTGGTAGAAAATATTATGATGAGAAGGAAGAAAATGAAGTACCTAGAGATGAAAACTTTCCAACATCACAAGCATTAGCAATAGAAGAGACTTTATCAGATTACTACGTTTATACAATAACATTGGAGCTTGATAGAATAGGAGTAGTAGAAGTAGAAGATGGAAAGTTACTTTTACCAGAAGAAAGAAAATTTATGAGTAAGGAGTTAAGAGAAAAAGCAGTAAAAGATATATTAGATGCAATTACTGTGTTTACAAGAAACATAAAACATTCATCAGTACTATTAAAACCACTTGCAGTAATGGGTGGAGCTTTTGATAAAGTTGTACCGTTTTTTTGGGATGATGTAGATTATAATGCTGATAGTGGTGAGATAAATTTAGAGGGAGTTATAGAAACTATAGAAAGTTATAGTCTTAAAGAAAGTAATACAATACTTGCTATCAATGACAGATTAAAAATTTCTAATAAAAAGGAATTAAATAAGTTTAATTTAAGTAAATACCCTGTAAAAGAGATTAAAAATCTAGCAGATAGATTGGAAATTGGAGAAGATAATATGTGGTATTTAAAAGAGTAG
- the grpE gene encoding nucleotide exchange factor GrpE: MDKKNEQQEVREENDTSINQESETQVELEEEVVNEECETSSEKTDEKEVDDENVTDINSKLAEKKLQDELDELNDKYQRLQAEYANYRRRTQQEKETIGVFANEKIITELIPVIDSMERALDACEDKEDTMYKGISLVHKQLIDTLVKFGVEEIEAESKEFDPNLHLAVMQESVDGVEANQIVMVLQKGYKLGTKVVRPSMVKVSC; the protein is encoded by the coding sequence TTGGATAAAAAAAATGAGCAACAGGAAGTAAGAGAAGAAAATGATACTTCTATTAACCAAGAATCGGAAACTCAAGTAGAGTTAGAAGAGGAAGTTGTTAATGAAGAATGTGAAACATCAAGTGAAAAAACTGATGAAAAAGAAGTTGATGATGAAAATGTAACAGATATAAATTCTAAGTTAGCAGAAAAAAAATTGCAGGATGAGTTGGATGAATTAAATGATAAATATCAAAGACTTCAAGCCGAATATGCAAACTACAGAAGAAGAACTCAACAAGAGAAAGAGACAATAGGCGTATTTGCAAATGAAAAAATAATAACTGAATTGATACCAGTTATAGATAGTATGGAAAGAGCCTTAGATGCATGTGAAGATAAGGAAGATACTATGTATAAGGGTATAAGCCTTGTACATAAACAATTAATAGACACTTTAGTAAAATTTGGAGTAGAAGAAATAGAAGCAGAATCTAAGGAATTTGACCCTAATCTACATCTAGCAGTTATGCAAGAAAGTGTAGATGGAGTTGAAGCAAATCAAATAGTAATGGTACTTCAAAAAGGATATAAGCTAGGAACTAAAGTTGTAAGACCTTCAATGGTTAAAGTTTCTTGCTAA
- a CDS encoding ABC transporter ATP-binding protein, which translates to MSEVILKNISKLYSNGFNAVKNINIDIKDKEFIVLVGPSGCGKSTTLRMIAGLEEISEGELYIGDKLVNDIEPKDRDIAMVFQNYALYPHLSVYENMAFALKLRKLPKDEIDKKVKEAAKILDLLPLLNKKPKTLSGGQRQRVALGRAIVRNPKVFLMDEPLSNLDAKLRTAMRTEITKLHQQLGTTFIYVTHDQVEAMTMADRIVVMKDGVVQQIATPQDVYDYPANIFVAGFIGAPQMNFIDVILIEENDEIYAQNEHIKLKLNKEKHYDLIKDNYINNEVVIGIRPEDIHVEDTFIKSNPDTCFKSRIEIKELMGAETYAHLKLGENTITIRFDSKNRINVGDDLTLSVDNSRVHIFDKETTLAIR; encoded by the coding sequence ATGTCAGAAGTAATTTTAAAAAATATATCAAAACTTTACTCAAATGGATTTAATGCAGTAAAAAATATAAATATAGACATTAAAGATAAAGAATTTATCGTTTTAGTAGGACCATCTGGTTGTGGTAAATCGACTACACTTAGAATGATTGCTGGTCTTGAAGAAATCTCTGAAGGAGAACTATACATTGGAGATAAACTTGTCAATGATATAGAACCAAAAGATAGAGATATAGCTATGGTTTTTCAAAACTATGCTTTATATCCCCACTTATCTGTTTACGAAAACATGGCATTTGCACTTAAACTTAGAAAATTGCCTAAAGATGAAATAGACAAAAAAGTTAAAGAAGCTGCTAAAATATTAGACTTACTACCTCTTTTAAATAAAAAACCTAAAACATTATCTGGAGGACAAAGACAAAGGGTTGCCTTAGGACGTGCAATAGTTAGAAATCCTAAGGTATTCTTAATGGATGAACCTCTATCCAACTTAGATGCAAAACTTAGAACTGCTATGAGAACAGAGATAACTAAGCTACACCAACAGCTTGGAACTACATTTATCTATGTAACACACGACCAAGTTGAAGCTATGACTATGGCTGATAGAATCGTAGTAATGAAGGATGGAGTAGTTCAGCAGATTGCAACTCCACAAGATGTATACGATTATCCAGCTAATATATTTGTTGCAGGATTTATTGGAGCACCACAGATGAATTTTATTGATGTAATATTAATAGAAGAAAATGATGAAATTTATGCACAAAATGAACATATTAAGCTTAAATTGAATAAAGAAAAACACTATGATTTAATAAAAGACAATTATATTAATAATGAAGTTGTTATAGGTATCAGACCAGAAGATATTCATGTAGAAGATACTTTTATTAAATCTAATCCAGATACTTGTTTTAAATCAAGAATTGAAATAAAAGAACTTATGGGAGCAGAAACTTATGCTCACTTAAAACTAGGAGAAAATACGATAACAATTAGATTTGACAGTAAAAACAGAATTAATGTTGGTGATGACTTAACACTTTCAGTTGACAATAGTAGAGTACACATATTTGACAAAGAAACTACTTTAGCTATAAGATAA
- the hrcA gene encoding heat-inducible transcriptional repressor HrcA, protein MELNERKLNILKAIVKDYIETAEAIGSRTISKRHDLGVSAATIRNEMADLEELGYLIQPHTSAGRVPSEKGYKLYVNSLMSKSELDDNDKILIEQCMNHNINHIKELIHETSKLLSQLTNYTTVAVTKSLINQSVIKHIQLVAMNDNNILLIVVTDKGDLKKANLTTNVYLDQSKLNLISDNLTRKLLGKSITDLDDNLIAFIKYEISEYSGLIDELLNALNSNMKEEDFSLSLNGATNIFSYPEFNDVLKAKSFLNMLEKKETIADIIKSKGIQKDNLNIIIGSDNDCELAQDCSIVTATYNVDRDLVGRISFIGPTRMDYARIYSIINYMSLLINRK, encoded by the coding sequence ATGGAATTAAATGAAAGAAAATTAAATATCCTCAAAGCTATAGTTAAAGATTATATAGAAACAGCTGAAGCTATAGGTTCTAGAACAATATCTAAAAGACATGATTTAGGTGTTAGTGCTGCTACCATAAGAAATGAAATGGCTGACCTTGAAGAATTAGGGTATTTAATTCAGCCTCATACTTCTGCGGGTAGAGTTCCATCTGAAAAAGGCTATAAGTTATATGTAAACTCTCTTATGAGTAAAAGCGAATTGGATGATAATGATAAGATTCTTATTGAACAATGTATGAATCACAATATAAATCATATAAAAGAATTGATTCATGAAACTTCTAAGCTATTATCGCAACTAACAAACTATACAACTGTAGCAGTTACTAAGAGTTTAATAAATCAAAGTGTTATAAAGCACATACAGTTGGTTGCTATGAATGACAATAATATTTTACTTATAGTTGTAACAGATAAAGGGGACTTAAAAAAAGCTAACCTTACAACTAATGTATATTTAGATCAATCTAAGTTAAATTTGATTTCTGATAATCTTACAAGGAAGCTCTTAGGTAAAAGTATAACAGATTTGGATGATAATCTAATTGCTTTTATTAAATACGAAATAAGTGAGTATTCTGGGCTTATAGATGAGCTTTTAAATGCTTTGAACTCAAATATGAAAGAAGAAGATTTTTCTCTATCATTAAATGGAGCTACTAACATATTTAGTTATCCAGAATTTAATGATGTATTAAAAGCAAAGTCATTTTTAAATATGTTGGAAAAAAAGGAAACAATAGCTGACATAATTAAATCAAAGGGAATACAAAAAGACAATCTAAATATAATAATTGGTAGTGATAATGATTGTGAACTGGCACAGGATTGTAGTATAGTTACAGCAACTTATAATGTAGATAGAGACTTGGTTGGGCGAATAAGCTTTATAGGCCCTACCAGAATGGATTATGCTAGAATTTACTCTATAATAAATTATATGAGTTTATTAATTAATAGAAAGTAA